One region of Sus scrofa isolate TJ Tabasco breed Duroc chromosome 3, Sscrofa11.1, whole genome shotgun sequence genomic DNA includes:
- the BCL2L11 gene encoding bcl-2-like protein 11 isoform X4: MFPAAAAAGAARARGAARGALGCPVERGGGRAASCKLCAVPASPSASPGLCLPRCLRGDGRGVPNRRRARTARRGARARTRRSEGKGRTKKDQMAKQPSDVSSECDREGGQLQPAERPPQLRPGAPTSLQTERQGNPEGEGDRCPQGSPQGPLAPPTSPGPFATRSPLFIFVRRSSLLSRSSSGYFSFDTDRSPAPMSCDKSTQTPSPPCQAFNHYLSAMGLSE; this comes from the exons ATGTTcccggcggcagcggcggccggGGCAGCGCGGGCAAGAGGCGCGGCGCGTGGAGCCCTCGGCTGCCCGGTGGAGCGCGGTGGCGGGAGAGCGGCGAGTTGCAAGCTTTGCGCGGTCCCGGCGTCTCCCAGCGCGAGTCCTGGGCTTTGTCTCCCGCGCTGCCTTCGTGGTGACGGTCGGGGGGTTCCGAACCGGCGTAGGGCGCGGACCGCGCGCCGAGGAGCCCGGGCCCGGACACGACGCTCCGAAGGGAAGGGGCGGAC aaaaaaagaccaaatggcAAAGCAACCTTCCGATGTAAGTTCTGAGTGTGACAGAGAAGGTGGACAGTTGCAGCCTGCGGAAAGGCCTCCTCAGCTCAGGCCTGGGGCCCCCACCTCTCTACAAACAGAGCGGCAAGGTAATCCGGAAGGAGAAGGGGACCGCTGCCCCCAAGGCAGCCCCCAGGGCCCACTGGCCCCACCGACCAGCCCTGGCCCCTTTGCTACCAGATCCCCGCTTTTCATCTTCGTGAGAAGATCCTCCCTGCTGTCTCGATCCTCCAGTGGGTATTTCTCTTTTGACACAGACAGGAGCCCAGCACCCATGAGTTGTGACAAATCAACACAAACCCCAAGTCCTCCTTGCCAAGCCTTCAACCATTATCTCAGTGCGATGG
- the LOC110260116 gene encoding uncharacterized protein LOC110260116, translated as MADKGDDPEEDGGVYRVWFPREGAGLGPLTPKTKTPDIEPGLSGLLRLSAGGSGGVWFTLYSERPLCSTRTPRPPLVGEEERLHFELGDGCALSHPQPSHSSKHARRGQGGRRAQRGTRRGRPRLYLSEPARVSGCSGAEAGLSSPRAGRDLAGAGHAVIGRGLGAASLSWAAGLRRFHFAPRSLQVSSLQERLVPRRRRRRRRHHRYRHHHRLLTVALRVLFSAASIASDCWVRPAPAAATHSAPFPWPSSPQCLTLTLGLRNARPTFRATAAFTFSDVSGVPAPSAGALRMMPDTQSTDGERPRASSDRRVQAVEEPQAIEPALSESRAVLKTQACLSAAQPIRSVGWRCLALGDLLLGVGAGSERPAGRLARGRKCSSAAAVTGARG; from the exons ATGGCAGATAAGGGTGACGACCCAGAGGAGGACGGAGGCGTTTACCGAGTTTGGTTTCCCAGGGAAGGAGCGGGACTGGGGCCGCTGACGCCAAAGACTA AAACTCCCGATATAGAGCCAGGGCTCTCGGGGCTCCTGAGGCTTTCCGCGGGCGGCAGCGGCGGGGTCTGGTTTACACTGTATTCGGAGCGCCCCCTCTGTTCCACGCGCACTCCTAGGCCACCGCTGGTTGGGGAAGAGGAGAGGTTACACTTTGAGTTGGGGGATGGGTGCGCACTGAGCCATCCGCAGCCAAGTCACTCCAGTAAACACGCCCGGCGGGGGCAGGGCGGTAGGCGCGCGCAGCGGGGAACCCGGCGGGGACGCCCCCGCCTTTACCTGTCAGAGCCTGCACGCGTCAGCGGCTGCAGCGGCGCGGAGGCGGGGCTTTCCAGCCCGCGCGCTGGGCGGGATTTAGCGGGGGCGGGGCACGCGGTGATTGGGCGCGGCCTCGGGGCCGCCAGCCTGAGCTGGGCTGCAGGGCTGCGCAGGTTTCACTTCGCTCCGCGCAGCCTCCAGGTCTCGAGCTTGCAGGAGCGTTTGGTCCcacgtcgccgccgccgccgccgccgacaCCACCGCTATCGCCACCACCACCGGCTTCTCACAGTCGCCCTGCGCGTCCTGTTCTCTGCGGCCAGCATCGCTTCAGACTGCTGGGTTCGCCCCGCTCCCGCCGCCGCCACTCACTCGGCGCCCTTCCCCTGGCCCTCGTCCCCCCAATGTCTGACTCTGACTCTCGGACTGAGAAACGCAAG GCCGACGTTTCGGGCAACCGCTGCGTTCACCTTCTCAGATGTGTCTGGGGTCCCTGCCCCGTCTGCGGGCGCCCTGCGGATGATGCCAGACACACAATCCACAGACGGCGAGAGACCAAGGGCCTCCTCCGACCGCCGGGTCCAAGCAGTGGAGGAGCCGCAGGCGATAGAACCTGCTCTGTCCGAGAGCCGGGCCGTCTTAAAGACTCAGGCGTGCCTGAGCGCAGCCCAACCTATTCGCAGTGTTGGCTGGCGGTGCCTTGCCCTCGGGGACCTGTTACTCGGGGTTGGCGCAGGTAGTGAAAGGCCCGCCGGACGCCTGGCTCGGGGCCGAAAGTGTTCCTCGGCTGCGGCGGTCACGGGTGCGCGCGGATAA
- the BCL2L11 gene encoding bcl-2-like protein 11 isoform X3, giving the protein MFPAAAAAGAARARGAARGALGCPVERGGGRAASCKLCAVPASPSASPGLCLPRCLRGDGRGVPNRRRARTARRGARARTRRSEGKGRTKKDQMAKQPSDVSSECDREGGQLQPAERPPQLRPGAPTSLQTERQGNPEGEGDRCPQGSPQGPLAPPTSPGPFATRSPLFIFVRRSSLLSRSSSGYFSFDTDRSPAPMSCDKSTQTPSPPCQAFNHYLSAMVLEKHATSS; this is encoded by the exons ATGTTcccggcggcagcggcggccggGGCAGCGCGGGCAAGAGGCGCGGCGCGTGGAGCCCTCGGCTGCCCGGTGGAGCGCGGTGGCGGGAGAGCGGCGAGTTGCAAGCTTTGCGCGGTCCCGGCGTCTCCCAGCGCGAGTCCTGGGCTTTGTCTCCCGCGCTGCCTTCGTGGTGACGGTCGGGGGGTTCCGAACCGGCGTAGGGCGCGGACCGCGCGCCGAGGAGCCCGGGCCCGGACACGACGCTCCGAAGGGAAGGGGCGGAC aaaaaaagaccaaatggcAAAGCAACCTTCCGATGTAAGTTCTGAGTGTGACAGAGAAGGTGGACAGTTGCAGCCTGCGGAAAGGCCTCCTCAGCTCAGGCCTGGGGCCCCCACCTCTCTACAAACAGAGCGGCAAGGTAATCCGGAAGGAGAAGGGGACCGCTGCCCCCAAGGCAGCCCCCAGGGCCCACTGGCCCCACCGACCAGCCCTGGCCCCTTTGCTACCAGATCCCCGCTTTTCATCTTCGTGAGAAGATCCTCCCTGCTGTCTCGATCCTCCAGTGGGTATTTCTCTTTTGACACAGACAGGAGCCCAGCACCCATGAGTTGTGACAAATCAACACAAACCCCAAGTCCTCCTTGCCAAGCCTTCAACCATTATCTCAGTGCGATGG
- the BCL2L11 gene encoding bcl-2-like protein 11 isoform X7, translating into MFPAAAAAGAARARGAARGALGCPVERGGGRAASCKLCAVPASPSASPGLCLPRCLRGDGRGVPNRRRARTARRGARARTRRSEGKGRTKKDQMAKQPSDVSSECDREGGQLQPAERPPQLRPGAPTSLQTERQDRSPAPMSCDKSTQTPSPPCQAFNHYLSAMVLEKHATSS; encoded by the exons ATGTTcccggcggcagcggcggccggGGCAGCGCGGGCAAGAGGCGCGGCGCGTGGAGCCCTCGGCTGCCCGGTGGAGCGCGGTGGCGGGAGAGCGGCGAGTTGCAAGCTTTGCGCGGTCCCGGCGTCTCCCAGCGCGAGTCCTGGGCTTTGTCTCCCGCGCTGCCTTCGTGGTGACGGTCGGGGGGTTCCGAACCGGCGTAGGGCGCGGACCGCGCGCCGAGGAGCCCGGGCCCGGACACGACGCTCCGAAGGGAAGGGGCGGAC aaaaaaagaccaaatggcAAAGCAACCTTCCGATGTAAGTTCTGAGTGTGACAGAGAAGGTGGACAGTTGCAGCCTGCGGAAAGGCCTCCTCAGCTCAGGCCTGGGGCCCCCACCTCTCTACAAACAGAGCGGCAAG ACAGGAGCCCAGCACCCATGAGTTGTGACAAATCAACACAAACCCCAAGTCCTCCTTGCCAAGCCTTCAACCATTATCTCAGTGCGATGG